The Collimonas fungivorans Ter331 genome has a segment encoding these proteins:
- a CDS encoding pyrimidine/purine nucleoside phosphorylase has translation MTTQFDNVTVLKQGNVYFDGKCVSHTVVFADGSKKTLGVILPSSLTFSTGVAEIMDVTSGSCRVRQKDQQAWTTYSSGESFEVPANSSFDIETLETLNYVCNYA, from the coding sequence ATGACTACTCAGTTCGATAATGTCACGGTCCTCAAGCAAGGCAATGTCTATTTCGACGGCAAGTGCGTTTCCCATACCGTGGTTTTCGCCGACGGCAGCAAGAAGACGCTGGGCGTGATCCTGCCCTCGTCGCTGACTTTCAGCACCGGCGTCGCCGAAATCATGGATGTCACCAGCGGCAGCTGCCGCGTGCGCCAGAAGGACCAGCAAGCTTGGACCACCTATAGCAGCGGCGAGAGTTTTGAGGTGCCGGCCAATTCGAGTTTTGATATCGAAACGCTGGAAACCTTGAACTACGTCTGCAATTACGCCTGA
- the murB gene encoding UDP-N-acetylmuramate dehydrogenase → MTISQLPLQFDFSLRRHNTFGIDASAHAYLPVTSLAILQALRSDAHASHLPRLVLGGGSNLVLTQDFPGLVLHMCNRGREIVGEDDDAVYVRAAAGENWHELVLWTLEQGLAGLENLSLIPGSVGAAPIQNIGAYGIELQERFHALTAIDMESGEILSLDRNACAFAYRDSVFKHSLRDRAVVLDVTFALPKRWQPDLRYADVAQELDARKLAQPSARDISAAVIAIRTRKLPDPALIGNAGSFFKNPIVTAAQRAALLAQHPQLVNYQQADGSFKLAAGWLIDQCGWKGKNLGAAGVYEKQALVLVNRGGASGQDVVRLAQAVQADVMARFGVGLEPEPIFI, encoded by the coding sequence ATGACTATCTCCCAGCTCCCGCTCCAATTCGATTTTTCGCTGCGCCGGCACAATACCTTCGGTATCGACGCCAGCGCGCATGCCTATCTGCCGGTCACATCGCTGGCTATCCTGCAGGCGCTCAGGTCGGACGCCCATGCATCACACTTGCCGCGCCTGGTGCTGGGCGGCGGCAGCAACCTGGTGCTGACCCAGGATTTCCCGGGACTGGTGTTGCATATGTGTAATCGCGGACGGGAAATCGTCGGCGAAGACGACGACGCCGTTTATGTGCGCGCCGCCGCCGGCGAGAACTGGCATGAGCTGGTGCTATGGACCTTGGAGCAGGGGCTGGCCGGGCTGGAAAACCTGTCCCTGATTCCGGGCAGCGTCGGCGCCGCGCCTATCCAGAACATCGGCGCTTACGGCATCGAGCTGCAAGAGCGTTTCCATGCGCTGACCGCGATCGACATGGAGAGCGGTGAAATCCTGTCCCTGGACCGCAATGCCTGTGCCTTTGCCTACCGCGACAGCGTGTTCAAGCACAGCCTGCGCGACCGGGCAGTGGTGCTGGACGTGACTTTCGCCTTGCCCAAGCGCTGGCAGCCCGACCTGCGCTATGCCGATGTGGCGCAAGAGCTGGACGCGCGCAAGCTGGCGCAGCCGAGCGCGCGCGATATCAGCGCTGCGGTGATCGCCATCCGCACCCGCAAATTGCCGGATCCGGCGCTGATCGGCAATGCCGGTAGTTTTTTCAAGAATCCTATTGTAACGGCGGCGCAACGCGCAGCCTTGCTGGCGCAGCATCCGCAATTGGTGAATTATCAACAGGCGGACGGCAGTTTCAAGCTGGCTGCCGGCTGGCTGATCGATCAGTGCGGCTGGAAAGGGAAGAACCTGGGCGCGGCCGGCGTCTATGAAAAACAGGCGCTGGTGCTGGTCAACCGCGGCGGCGCCAGCGGCCAGGATGTGGTGCGCCTGGCGCAGGCGGTGCAAGCCGACGTCATGGCGAGATTTGGGGTGGGACTGGAGCCGGAACCTATTTTTATTTGA